The Scleropages formosus chromosome 21, fSclFor1.1, whole genome shotgun sequence DNA segment ggggaggggacgcacccaggacgggacaccagtccgtcgtgagacactccaagcgggactcgaaccccagacccaccaagagcaggacctggtccaacccactgcgtcaccgcaccgcAGAATAAACTAAaagaatgtaaatatatttccttcCATTAGCTAGAACAATATTTAAGCTTTGCTAGTggttcagaacattaaaaaaaactaaatctgaaccaaagtgacttcagtacttgagtattttttttatcttaagGAAATGTTGGATGAATCTTTGTACCTgtgattctaaaaaaaaataacagtacttTTTGACAGCTCTGCACACCTCTGTTTTGGAGTGCGTGCACAAAAGAGGATGCAGGGTGACGTCTATGAACACGAGACACTCGATGGCGGCCTGGACGGTGGAAACAGGAACGCAGACGGGAACTGACCAAGGGGAACCAACACTGTCAGCCTTTTCAGGACTGTGGagtttttcaatgaaaaaacaaacatatttagtGACTGTTACACTTTGTCTCAgcttacatttaatttagcatACATATTTTACCCTAAAacggcacggtggtgcagcgatcGCACAGTGCATGGGAAgtacgagagaacgtgggttcgatctccgctcggtctgtgcggaAGGGGCATGTTCCTCTGCGTCTGGTGAGTTTattccgggtgctccagtttccgtCCAAAGACGTTcagttcaagtgaattggtgactaaattgccagtagtgtgtgaatgggtgagtcactgtatgtgtgtgtgtgactattcTGCGACGGAATGGCCTCCCTTTCGGGATGtacccccttcagccttgcgcccaatgcttCAGAGATAGACTCCAGATAACcatgaccctactcaggacaaagTGGTATTTGAAATTGGTTGCATTTACCCTAGAACTGTCCTAGGGTGACACAGTGattagccctgctgtctcacagcacctgggtggtgtgagaggacatgggttcgatccccgctcagcctgtgcggagtttgcatgttctttctctgtgggtttcctcccacagtccgaaaacatactgttcaggttcacccatagtgtgtgtctgtgtgtcttccactgatgtatagatgagtgacccagtgtaagtagtgtatctagcagtgtaagtcaccggggtgaataaggtgtgtgggctgataacactacatagagttcattggaagtctctttggagaaaagtgtctgctaaataaatgtaagatttatGGCCATCCCTATgtggttcacatactttctactgtaactgtaaccttaacattgtaagttgcttctaaatgaataaatgtaatgtgaccctccccccctgcagccctgttaggctccagttcgccgggaccccactcgggacaagcggtttcggactctctgtgtgtgtgtgtgtgtgtgtgtgtgtgtgtgtgtgtgtgagatgaagaACTTGAACAGCCAACTGTTCTATCTGGcggaaaaaaaatttactgaagtaattcaacacaaggatacaacagcaaggtaatatttcctttaaaaaagtcAATGCTGCAGTAGGAAGTGTTGAAACATTTGTATTTGtctgccgcttttctccaaagtcacttacaatgttaaggaattcacacttatttacccatttatacagctgagtaattttcctggagcaattttagggttaagtaccttgcccaagggtactagcagtactacagctggaggtgggactcgaacctgcgacctttgggtccaaaggcagtagggaAAGGCTGTCATTGTCCATGTATTTGTTATATGGAAAGTATTTGTTCTGAGTCCTGTTTCAGCGCTGTCTGTTTTGgcaaaaatgggaaaattagAACCTGCTATAAACGcaatcatctgctaaataaataaagagcagcTGATTTTCCTAAAATTATTTCATACAGAGTAGTTAAGACACTAATTCAGGAAACCGTATGCCACATGTGTCATTATCATGTCTCttaaacacactttctgtagcCATAAAAGTGAAATTAGTGACAACAACCCGAACTATaatattacacattaaaaaaagaaataccgcataaaactacatttaataTCTTATAGCAGGCCTACTACGTTAGACAATGTTATTGATAACAAGGACCATAATGAACAAATTATACTAAACataccagtgttttttttcatcaCAGTTTTTGATGTAAAAATTGCAGCCTGCTGCTTAATGctgttcattttattattagtttgtGCGGTTGCCGTTTCAGAGATACGCTattcatgttgcttttttttccgGGGGAAGCTGTAAAATGGAGCGCGCCGGAGCCGCTCGCTCACGTTGCAAGTCAACGTGACCGCGGACGCGAAGCGAGTCCGAGGCGAAACGTGGGAATGTGTGTCAGGGGGGCGCGCGCGGGAAAGCGGCGCGCGCTGCCAAGAAATCTGACCTACTTCTTCTCGCGGCGCTCCGCTCCCGCCCTCCCCCGCCAGTGCCGATATTTTTAAGGGAAAAACGAGTTACGAAGCGCGTGACGGAGTGATACGCGCATTTTCtgtattaatgtaatttatgaCCCAATCGGGCTTCACAGCAAGGCCGCTTGTCTCGCTTCTGCGAAGGAGCGCGCCCATTCGCACAGTTCGCGCGGTTCCGTACGAGAGCACGCTGCCCTCCAACTGCTCCTCTTCGCGGCGCTCAGCCCGAGCGCGTCGCCTGCGCACGCAGCCATATTCGGCAGTTGAGGAGGCTGGGTTTGGCGCGCGTCCAGCTCTCGAGGGCCGATTGTTGTGGAGGCTGTCACGTGAGTAACTTAACAGCGGGACGTCCCGCGGCCGCGGCTTCATAACAAACAGGGGGAGCGCGCGCGGCTCGCTCGCAGCCCAGCCCTGGACTACGCCTCCGGGTGCCCTGTCGTGTTACACccgggcgcgcgcgcgtgctGCGAGAGCCGTGCGTGCGAGCGAGCAAAGTTCTCCTCCGGGACCGTTTGGTTTGATGCGAAGAAGCTGGAAGACTCCGAAGAGTGAGCGCGTGCTGCGTGAGTAAcaagttttgtaaacatttttttttacaagatgAAATTAATTTGCCCGTGCGGTTcgtggcagcagcaggagcccGTGATTTCGCGGTAGAATGTAGAGTTTGTCGGGGATGTGACGGGTGAAACGAAGGGAGGAAGGTAGCGCGTAGTGCGTCATGCCATGGTCATGTGCGCCGCCTCCCCGGCAAGAAAATCCCACTTTTCTTGTAGTCATCGGGATGTGCAGAACAGTTTGTGCTTTGCCGTTTGCATGCGGCTGCGGAGGGACTCGAGTGCTACGTACGGGGGCCGGGCTGTGCGCGAGGCACCAGGGCACCGGGGCAGTGGGGCGGTAACCCGATCCGCACCGCGCCCACTTCTCCTACACAAACAAGCCTGCATTGCGTATGGGTAGTAAGGTGTGTCAAAACAAtcgcagcaaaaaaaaaaaaaaaaaaaaaaaaaaaaaactacgagATGTTGCCGCACTTGTACTCTGCATTTCGGCAAAGAAGAACAGATACAGTGTTTCCACTTCGGTCCAGGTTCACTTGGAAAAAGATTGGGATCATCATGGTTCTGTATCAACTCCAAGGGTGTGTTGAATTATTTTGGTTTCACAGCTTTTCGGAGTGTTTACTCTCCTGCAGTGCTAAACGTgggttcttttaaaaaatgtccttGTTCACGGTCTCTTTCCGTGGAAAGTCGTACAGAAAATCCGTAGCAGGAATGAGTAGGACACGCACATCCTTTGCACAGTTGTGATCTGAATTGTTTTGAATTCACTggattattcttattattaaatGGATTTTCCGGCTATAGTAAGACGAAGGGAAAACGTTTCTGTTTTAACTCGCGGGAGAGGACGGAATTTAGTTTACTGTATGATCCTCGCACAATTTTACTTTTAACCCAGAATTTAGTTTAGGGTAGTTAAACTACTTCGGTTTCGAAAACACATTGTCaatctttttctgaaaaatctaTTTCTGTTGGCCTGACACCTTTCACAAAGGCGCTTCATTCAGAATGGTAATTATTTACCACTTTATACACCTGGCTTTTAGTCTTGTATCGCTGCAGTATAGTGGGAGTGgaattcgaacccgtgaccctcagatttgaattgaattgaagacttgaGAAGGTGCGATACAACGAAATTACAGGAACGGCTATGaacgctacaccacctgctggtgaaATAACCCACTTTCACATGATTGGGTGAAAACGACTCTCGTAGTTCTGCAAACATTTCACCATATGCAGGCAAATACTGGTTTGTGAACAAAATCTGCCCTGTGCGCAATAGTTTATTGCAGTaattaaggaaaaataaaatcagcgGCGCACTGGCGCCACCTGCAGTTCGTTTGCTGTATGACAGTAACGGCTTGCGCGTCGCAAATTGGATTTTGtcgcattattattattattattatcgatTGTTGTAGAAATGAAAGGAATTAGACCCGACGTCGAGGAGAACGTGTTTCTGGCGCGaaaccccctccctcctccttctccttctcctcaccTGTGTTCCTCTGAACCAACCGTGCGCGGGTTTTAACAGTGTGTTCAACGCGACTGGCGGGAAGGCGCGTgcacagcccccacccccacacagcggggggggggggtgaaaacgGCACAGGAGTCCTTCCACTTCTGAGGAAATGAAAGTAACTTGATTAGAACACACCACCAAGAGGTACATTTTGACACGCTCCCTTAAACAGAGTAAACATTATGCATActtggtgggctggtgatccatttattacacacacactgggcacTGCTGgctgtgtagtggttagagctgctgaaggttgcaggttcaaatcccatctccagccacagtatccttgaacaaggtacttaccctgaattaccccagtaaaattacccagctctataaatgggtgaatgattgtaagctagggggtgcggtggcgcagcgggttggactaggtccttctctctggtgggtctggggttcgagtcccgcttgaggtgccttgcgacagactggcgttccgtcctgggtgtgtcccctccccttccggccttacgccctgtgttgccgggttaggctccggttccccgcgaccccatatgggacaagtggttcagaaagtgtgtgtgtgtgagattgtaagcttataataattgtgaccttaacactgtaagtcactttggagaaaagcatcagctaaacaaataaatgtaaatgcacaacaagcctgcactctgtgtgtgagaaCGTATGATACTCTGAAAGTGACCGTGCCATTTTGTGGGAACGTCTCTCAGGAATATGGCGGGGATCTCCTCCGAATCGGACATCGCGCCTTTCTCTGGGGAGGAAGTGAAGCCGCGGTTGGGGTCGGTGCGCCGGAACCTGTTTGGCCCCGTGGAccaccagcagctgcagcaggattTCCAACGGCTGCTCCGCATGAGCGTGGAGGAGGCCACCAGGAGGTGGAACTTTGACTTCCAGAGCGACCGGCCGACCCCAGGCGCCACGGAGTGGGAAGAGCTGCGGTGCCAGGATGTTCCGGCGTTCTACCGCAGCTGCATGGTGAAGAGCGGGGTGGGGCCAAGGGCGGAGCCTCcgagcagggggtgcggtggaagCAGCCCACCTGTGGGAGAGTACCTGGAGATAACAGCCAGGGAGACGTACAGGTGCTGCGAGCAAGAGAAGCGGGTGTCTGTCGCTGCCACCGGCAAACGCAGGCAGGCAATCATTACAGGTGAAATATCTCTGATGGTTACAGTTACATGAGTATTTGACTCTATATTTCAGATGTCTCAAAAGTAGAGCATCATGTGGACTCTGGCTGTAGCGTAGATAGAAGCACCTAACATTTACCGTGGACAGCATCAGGAGCATGGTAACGTCACAGGCAACATTTTGTACTGAATTTGACTGCTGCAACTTGTCAAATATTTGACtatgaggtttttttaaaaaaaaaaaataataatcaagaGCTTCCACACGGAGTTGATAGGTCCCCCAAAGCAGATAAATGCTGTATGACATTGCTGATGTCTCATTTAAGCCGTTTTGAATAATTTCTCTTTCGCTCTTCTACTCTCCTCAGACTTCTTTGCTGTGAAGAAGAGGAGGCTTCTTCATCCCAAGGGCCACGCTCTCCAGTGAGCAGTGAGATGCGGACTAGGAGTAATCGGCGTTGTACATACCAGTGTATATACTTCCTTTACCTGTAACTATGTCAACTTTGAGCTATAAGCTTGTTACATAATATGGGCTTTAAAAACAgcccactttttaaaaaattttttttttttttatttgaaaccaCCTGATTTAATTAAGGGTCTGTTCCATACAATAAGTTAacctttttattactttatggaatttttattctgaaaaaatgCAGTTCTGGCAATACAGGACAAACTGCAGTTGTGTGGGAATAGACCATCTGTCCCCCCCTTTCCAGTGTCTGAAAGTCTGTTGCTTTTCACAGCTTCCGTTGTCCAGACTTCACCTATTTTACTGACGTTAAGTAAGTTTTGTTAGACTTTTCGTAACTGGTTTTCTCTTCAGGCTTAATAGGATCGACCTTTGAACCCTTGACCCGTTAACCTGGGGAACTTGACCTCATACTAAAGTAGAAAACATGAATGTGGTTTGTCTTGGGGCAAAATTTGACTGAAAATTGTTCTTAGAACCTCCAGCAGTTAGTACTGTAATACTTCAGACTGTGAGACCCCAccaaactgcacaaaaataaatattatatacatatgtattttatatatatatatatataatgtcatacattttatattgtatataatattaaatatatatatacacacttacatacacacacatatgtgtcTGTTATTTTATGTTTCGTAACAAAAACCTGAGCCATTTGCTGTCAGTACGTACTCGACACAGTATGTGTGGCAGTCCCATTTCTGCACTGGCCTCACTGAACTCAGGCTATGAAGTTGCGCCGAGAGATGACCAGGGTTCGAGCAGCCAGGTAAAACCCTCCTCctggcagaaacacacattatgCCATGATAGCACCTTAGCTGACCAAcaagacatacagtatgcatgCATATTGTCCATAGCATTCCTTGTCTGAATTGAgctttgagaattttttttaaaaaaattaaaaaaaaaaaaaaaaaaaaaaacgacacaACTGATACTGGTGCATAGCTTTTGGCTTATATGTAGCTTCGATAGTAATATCATTTTAACTTTGTAGCATTGAATACTGATATTTAGCAGCATCCTTTATGGGTTTTGAACAGTTTACCACAGAAAGGGAAgatggcatttatttttttaggtgTGGttattttttgtgcagttttataaagcaaaaaaaaaaaaacaaaggtgtaaatgtaagagatgaagcttttgttttgtttcaaaggTAAATACAGGGAACCTTACGGGAGCGATACGAAATCTGGACCTCCGTAGAACTCGGACCACGTAAAGGCAGAGAGATTACGGTGCTACGGGCATTTTCCGTGGCGCTCGTGTGCGCCTGGGTGCGTTTATTCTCAGTAGGTACGCTAAGGTAGCGGAAGCGGGTGACCTAATAATCATCGCCCTCTGCGTTGACCTAACCGGCATGTTCTGAATTCAGTCCTGGGCTTCATGCTGTGCTGAAAGTCATGTTTCCATGATGTGGTCAAGACAGAAAAGTTGATCCAGGTGATCTTTGGCAATAGCAGCTCCAAGGTTAAAGGAGACGCGGCGTATCGAAGGGAGGGCGTGTCGTATGAATGTTCGAATGAATAGCCATAATCTGGACCGTCTACCTCACCATTCCAACAGCCTACTGTTGAGAGGAATGACCAGAGACTGGGTGACTTCCAGCAAGCCTCAGGAGGAGAGGCCCAGGTGGTTTGGCAGTATGAGGGCTTTCTTTCAGAAGAGTCCAACAGGTGCTGCATCTCACACAGTTCAACAGTGGGGAAAGTCTGGACTCTTGACACATGTCCTGAAAATGAGTCAAATTGgggcatgctttttttttttttttttttaagaatttaatGTAGTATTAGTGCACCTAAATAAAGGGGACTTGGCAAGATTCGAGACTTGATGTCCTTGGTTGCTTTTGTTCGGCCTTACAAACTCTCCTCCTGATCTTGTCGAGCGCCTCCGTGTCCGCGCACGTCGTCTCTGTACGAAACAAAGAAGTGAGTTTTACAAAATGCTGTACTTCACTGCAGGTTTAAACAAAGTTCACCTCACAAATGACAGAAATTTGCATTTTGCTGATGGTTTGCTTTCTGATTACGTTTTTAATGCATATGCTATGTATGTGTACCAGTCTCGGTGTGTTcataaaactatattttaacTTATTCGGTTTACGCATTCTTCCTTGTGtaggaaaataattataaatgattTTGGATATTactaattatatatttttgtatcatCTTTGCACTAGTTATATGCATCATTGCTGCGATATGTATTTCCTCcatgtgccccctcccccccaagaaTTATAGCAGTCTGTAAGATTGAGATGACCACCAAGGGGCACACAGAAAGACTGTGGCCTCTTTGACTTTGGTCAAGAATTACTGTCAACCTTTTATCTTATCTTAAAGAATAAGGTATCTTTTGCCTTTGCATTGTGTTATTTCCCCAAATTTAAGACGGAAGGAAAACGAAATAGTGCAGTGTGCTCAATGAAACAGTGTGGCATTAGCTGTTTTGCTTCTGAATATTCAGATCTCAACTACCCAACAGCCTG contains these protein-coding regions:
- the cdkn1d gene encoding cyclin-dependent kinase inhibitor 1D isoform X1, which gives rise to MLPHLYSAFRQRRTDTVFPLRSRFTWKKIGIIMVLYQLQGNMAGISSESDIAPFSGEEVKPRLGSVRRNLFGPVDHQQLQQDFQRLLRMSVEEATRRWNFDFQSDRPTPGATEWEELRCQDVPAFYRSCMVKSGVGPRAEPPSRGCGGSSPPVGEYLEITARETYRCCEQEKRVSVAATGKRRQAIITDFFAVKKRRLLHPKGHALQ
- the cdkn1d gene encoding cyclin-dependent kinase inhibitor 1D isoform X2 — encoded protein: MAGISSESDIAPFSGEEVKPRLGSVRRNLFGPVDHQQLQQDFQRLLRMSVEEATRRWNFDFQSDRPTPGATEWEELRCQDVPAFYRSCMVKSGVGPRAEPPSRGCGGSSPPVGEYLEITARETYRCCEQEKRVSVAATGKRRQAIITDFFAVKKRRLLHPKGHALQ